A stretch of the Bacteroidota bacterium genome encodes the following:
- a CDS encoding efflux RND transporter permease subunit: protein MNEEKKIAEQNRLNIIEQACQQIGKGAFYSTIIIVTSFLPVFMLTGQEGKLFSPLAWTKTFILLIDAFIAITLVPVLASFFLKGKKFRHENQNPVNRILLKIYSPVIHWCLRWRKTTIGIGIISLLISIPMMMQMGTEFMPPLDEGSILFMPVTFPDVSNSEVKRILQVQDKLIKTVPEVKNVLGKAGRASTATDNSPISMIETIILLKPKSEWREGISKDDIINELNAKLQIPGTVNGWTQPIINRINMLSTGIRTDVGVKILGDNLDTLNKIAQGVKRALTGMDGVKDLYAEPILGGKYLDIQIKKDEIGRYGLSVNDVNMVIESALGGMNLTTTIEGRQRFSVNARLAQNYRSSIDEIKRTPVQTMDYGPIPLSAVAEVYLSDGPPMIQSENSLLRGTVLFNVRGRDLGSTVTDAQKKIDETIKKLPKGYFIDWSGQWENEIRAVNTLKIICPIVLLIIFLVLYMVYKSVREAFFGFITIPFALVGGVYLIYFYHVNLSVAVAVGFIALFGIAVQTSIFMIIYLHESMHELVRAKGNSRETISDDDLREYVYRGAAQRLRPKMMTVAVMLLGLIPILWSHGVGSDVMVPIVLPMIGGVFSSSVFVLLITPVVFEMVKRYELNKFGKMDMVESAIKH, encoded by the coding sequence ATGAACGAAGAGAAAAAAATAGCAGAGCAGAATCGTCTCAATATTATTGAGCAGGCGTGCCAGCAAATCGGTAAGGGCGCGTTCTACTCTACTATTATTATTGTGACATCTTTTCTTCCTGTGTTTATGCTCACGGGACAGGAAGGAAAATTATTTTCTCCGCTCGCGTGGACAAAAACTTTCATTCTCCTCATTGATGCGTTCATCGCCATCACGCTCGTGCCTGTGCTTGCTTCTTTCTTCCTGAAAGGCAAAAAATTTCGCCACGAAAATCAAAATCCTGTGAACAGAATTCTCCTGAAAATTTATTCGCCTGTCATCCACTGGTGTTTGCGCTGGAGAAAAACAACTATAGGAATCGGAATTATTTCGCTCCTGATTTCTATTCCGATGATGATGCAGATGGGAACAGAATTTATGCCGCCACTCGATGAAGGAAGTATTTTATTTATGCCCGTCACGTTTCCCGATGTTTCCAACTCAGAAGTGAAAAGAATTTTGCAGGTGCAGGATAAATTAATTAAAACTGTTCCCGAAGTAAAAAATGTTTTAGGAAAAGCAGGTCGCGCTTCAACTGCGACAGATAATTCTCCCATCAGTATGATTGAAACAATTATTCTGCTGAAACCAAAATCAGAATGGAGAGAAGGAATTTCAAAAGACGACATCATCAATGAACTCAATGCAAAACTTCAAATTCCCGGAACGGTGAACGGATGGACACAGCCGATTATCAACCGCATCAATATGCTTTCAACAGGAATAAGAACGGATGTCGGAGTAAAAATTCTCGGAGATAATTTGGACACGCTGAACAAAATCGCGCAGGGAGTGAAACGTGCGCTCACCGGAATGGATGGCGTGAAAGATTTATATGCCGAGCCGATTCTCGGGGGAAAATATCTGGATATACAAATTAAAAAAGATGAAATCGGAAGATACGGTTTGAGCGTGAACGATGTGAATATGGTAATTGAATCCGCGCTTGGAGGAATGAATCTCACAACAACAATTGAAGGCCGCCAAAGATTTTCTGTGAACGCGCGCCTCGCACAGAACTACCGGAGTTCCATCGATGAAATCAAACGCACGCCTGTGCAAACGATGGACTACGGACCGATTCCTCTTTCGGCAGTCGCAGAAGTTTATCTCAGCGATGGTCCGCCAATGATTCAATCTGAAAATTCTTTGCTAAGAGGAACTGTTCTCTTCAACGTTCGCGGAAGAGATTTGGGAAGCACGGTGACAGACGCGCAGAAAAAAATTGACGAGACAATAAAAAAACTTCCAAAAGGATATTTCATTGACTGGAGCGGGCAATGGGAAAATGAAATCCGCGCGGTGAACACGCTGAAAATAATTTGCCCTATTGTCCTGCTTATAATTTTTCTCGTGCTGTATATGGTTTACAAATCCGTGCGCGAAGCGTTTTTCGGTTTCATCACCATTCCGTTTGCGCTCGTGGGCGGAGTTTATCTCATTTATTTTTATCACGTGAATTTATCCGTTGCAGTTGCGGTTGGTTTTATTGCGCTGTTCGGAATCGCAGTGCAGACAAGTATTTTCATGATAATTTATCTGCACGAATCAATGCACGAGCTCGTGCGTGCGAAAGGAAATTCCCGCGAAACAATTTCTGATGACGACTTGCGCGAATATGTTTATCGCGGAGCAGCGCAACGGTTACGACCGAAAATGATGACCGTTGCAGTGATGCTTCTCGGATTAATCCCCATTCTCTGGTCGCACGGAGTGGGCAGCGATGTGATGGTTCCGATTGTACTGCCGATGATTGGCGGAGTTTTTTCTTCTTCAGTTTTTGTTTTGCTCATCACGCCTGTTGTGTTTGAAATGGTGAAACGCTACGAGTTAAATAAATTCGGAAAGATGGATATGGTTGAATCGGCAATTAAACATTGA